The following proteins are encoded in a genomic region of Vibrio tasmaniensis:
- a CDS encoding imelysin family protein produces MTHKLLLMPLSVLIMAGCQSSGEQVASSEVNGVSYQADSTNHISRSVYQQEFDSAVLFAKQANDLEALMQGYCQTNSVELGALKTQWQLTMNSWMALQGQERGPTAALEESWNIQFWPDKKNTTGLKMRQLTQQDKSWSQDEISQQSVTVQGLGALEWSLYDEQSPLLQDKAAGCLSSQAIAQNLAVKSASIAEAWQVNPWLALDEMRWESEYIALLTNQLDYSMKKLSRPMAKIGHPRPYFSESWRAQTSMTQLKANVAALEKLYIADGNGLDSLLREKGLNNLADRVADQFTLTLDTWPTDSSLFALLQSKEGYREVLTQYNKLERLKYLIHEEVAIELGVVIGFNATDGD; encoded by the coding sequence ATGACGCATAAATTATTGTTAATGCCTTTGTCGGTATTAATTATGGCAGGTTGCCAATCATCGGGTGAGCAAGTGGCTTCATCTGAGGTTAACGGCGTGTCTTATCAAGCAGATTCGACTAACCATATTAGTCGCAGTGTCTATCAACAAGAGTTTGATTCAGCCGTTCTATTTGCCAAGCAAGCCAACGATCTAGAAGCCTTGATGCAGGGTTACTGCCAAACCAACAGTGTTGAACTGGGTGCCTTGAAAACTCAGTGGCAGCTCACCATGAATAGTTGGATGGCTCTTCAAGGTCAGGAAAGAGGTCCAACAGCGGCGCTTGAAGAGAGTTGGAATATTCAATTCTGGCCAGACAAAAAGAACACCACCGGTCTTAAAATGCGTCAGTTGACTCAGCAAGACAAATCTTGGTCTCAAGATGAAATTTCTCAGCAGAGTGTGACAGTACAAGGGCTAGGTGCGTTGGAATGGTCTCTGTATGACGAGCAATCACCACTGCTTCAAGACAAAGCTGCAGGTTGCTTATCTTCACAAGCTATCGCACAAAATTTGGCTGTGAAATCTGCCTCTATTGCTGAAGCCTGGCAGGTTAACCCTTGGCTAGCACTGGACGAGATGCGCTGGGAGTCGGAATACATCGCTTTATTGACCAACCAACTTGATTACAGTATGAAAAAGCTGAGTCGCCCGATGGCGAAAATCGGTCATCCCCGTCCTTACTTCTCAGAATCATGGCGTGCACAAACCTCGATGACGCAACTAAAAGCGAATGTAGCGGCGCTTGAGAAGCTTTACATCGCTGACGGTAATGGGCTTGATAGCTTATTGAGAGAAAAGGGCTTAAACAATCTTGCTGACCGTGTTGCTGACCAGTTCACATTGACGCTAGATACTTGGCCTACAGACTCAAGCTTGTTTGCTCTGTTGCAGAGCAAAGAAGGTTACCGAGAGGTGCTGACTCAATACAACAAACTAGAACGTTTGAAGTACCTCATTCATGAAGAAGTGGCGATAGAGCTTGGTGTCGTAATAGGATTTAATGCTACCGATGGTGACTGA
- a CDS encoding imelysin family protein, protein MTIKSLVTKAVTSSLIFASASSFAAVTQDQVVEHYADIAHAVFADSVITAKVLNSSIDTFLASPSAGNFEQVKQAWLDSRVPYQQSEVFRFGNVVVDDWEGQLNAWPLDEGLIDYVSTDYQYELGNEGASANIVANKTFQIGQTTVDATNITPELIADLNEIGGSEANVASGYHAIEFLLWGQDLNGTNSGAGERAYTDFVVGTECTNGNCDRRGAYLKASAELLIQDLEWMEKQWAEGEKGNYRQELLSESSENGLRKMLFGMGSLSLGELAGERMKVALEANSTEDEHDCFSDNTHNSHYYNEQGIYNVYTGLYKREDGSLLSGPSLFDLVEQKDEQAAKEIQKQFDLARAQVGQLVVSAEKNNQHFDQLIAADNAAGNALVNKTIVALVSQTAAIERAAGVIGIDSLNPDTADHEF, encoded by the coding sequence ATGACCATTAAATCTTTAGTGACAAAAGCCGTAACTTCGTCACTCATTTTTGCCTCTGCTTCTTCTTTTGCAGCAGTAACTCAAGATCAAGTTGTAGAACATTACGCCGATATTGCTCATGCAGTGTTTGCAGATTCAGTAATTACAGCAAAAGTGTTGAACTCTTCTATTGATACCTTCTTAGCTTCTCCTTCTGCTGGCAATTTCGAACAAGTAAAGCAAGCTTGGCTAGACTCTCGTGTACCTTACCAACAGTCTGAAGTATTTCGCTTTGGTAACGTTGTTGTAGATGATTGGGAAGGCCAATTGAACGCATGGCCGCTAGATGAAGGCCTTATTGATTACGTTTCTACTGATTACCAATACGAACTTGGAAACGAAGGCGCTAGTGCAAACATCGTTGCAAATAAGACTTTCCAAATTGGTCAGACAACAGTAGACGCAACTAACATTACTCCAGAGCTAATTGCAGACCTAAACGAGATCGGCGGCTCTGAAGCAAACGTAGCGTCTGGTTACCACGCGATTGAATTCCTACTTTGGGGTCAAGACTTAAATGGCACAAACAGCGGTGCAGGTGAGCGTGCTTACACTGATTTCGTTGTTGGCACTGAGTGTACAAATGGCAACTGTGACCGTCGTGGCGCATACCTAAAAGCATCAGCTGAACTCCTTATCCAAGACCTAGAGTGGATGGAAAAGCAGTGGGCTGAAGGCGAAAAAGGCAACTACCGTCAAGAGCTACTTTCTGAATCTAGCGAGAACGGCCTGCGTAAAATGTTATTCGGCATGGGCTCACTATCTCTAGGTGAACTAGCGGGTGAGCGTATGAAAGTTGCACTAGAAGCAAACTCTACTGAAGACGAGCATGATTGTTTCTCTGATAACACGCACAACTCTCACTACTACAACGAGCAAGGTATCTACAACGTATACACTGGCTTGTACAAGCGTGAAGATGGTTCTCTACTTTCTGGTCCTAGCCTGTTTGACCTTGTTGAGCAAAAAGACGAGCAAGCGGCGAAAGAGATTCAAAAGCAGTTTGACCTAGCACGTGCACAAGTTGGTCAACTTGTTGTGTCAGCAGAGAAAAATAACCAGCACTTCGATCAGCTAATTGCTGCTGACAATGCTGCGGGTAACGCATTAGTAAACAAAACTATTGTTGCGCTAGTGTCTCAAACCGCTGCAATCGAGCGTGCGGCTGGTGTTATTGGCATTGATAGCCTAAACCCAGACACGGCTGATCACGAGTTCTAA
- a CDS encoding DUF1513 domain-containing protein, whose protein sequence is MVTDTTRRALLKAALGCAAVPVLPFGCTSRKDGVSASNYPQLIGCALNGRGQYSAVVADEYGMPLTQLPIPDRGHGVAICPASSHAVVFARRPGDYFMVFDYKNGEQIKLAVKGNNRHFYGHGVYSLDGKLLYATEGKTDSSQGVIGVYDVAQGYRKVEEFTGFGIGPHEVIIMPDGNLAIGVGGVHTDGRTPKNLNSMQPSLSYVSPQGVLLDQVELLDKKLSIRHLAHDGAETVLCGQQYRGEPDEYPSLLAMHTKGGQFEALNAEPEQWARFNHYIASIAASDDWIIATSPRGNCYGIWSKETKELVELSALSDASGAVLLDGEFRLSSGAGSVVSQHKPYEKSIQQSSIQWDNHWSAI, encoded by the coding sequence ATGGTGACTGATACTACGCGAAGAGCGCTACTTAAGGCTGCACTGGGTTGTGCGGCTGTTCCTGTGCTTCCATTTGGCTGTACGAGTCGAAAGGATGGGGTGAGTGCGTCGAATTATCCCCAACTGATTGGTTGTGCGCTGAATGGTCGTGGTCAATATTCAGCGGTTGTGGCTGACGAATATGGTATGCCATTAACTCAGTTGCCGATTCCCGATCGTGGCCATGGCGTTGCGATTTGCCCTGCCTCATCGCATGCGGTGGTGTTTGCTCGTCGTCCTGGTGACTATTTTATGGTGTTTGACTATAAAAACGGTGAGCAAATCAAGCTCGCTGTGAAAGGGAATAATCGTCACTTCTATGGTCATGGCGTTTACTCATTAGATGGCAAGTTACTGTATGCTACTGAAGGGAAAACGGACAGCAGTCAAGGCGTGATAGGTGTTTACGATGTCGCGCAAGGGTATCGTAAGGTCGAGGAGTTCACGGGTTTTGGCATTGGCCCACATGAAGTGATCATCATGCCTGATGGCAATCTCGCGATAGGCGTTGGTGGTGTTCATACTGACGGTAGAACACCGAAAAATTTGAATTCGATGCAACCGAGTTTAAGTTATGTTTCTCCCCAAGGTGTGCTGCTTGATCAGGTTGAATTGCTGGACAAGAAGCTGAGCATCCGACACTTAGCGCATGATGGTGCTGAAACCGTACTATGTGGCCAGCAATATCGTGGCGAGCCCGATGAGTATCCTTCACTTCTGGCGATGCATACCAAAGGCGGGCAGTTTGAAGCACTGAATGCAGAGCCAGAACAGTGGGCAAGGTTCAATCACTATATCGCCAGTATTGCGGCGTCAGATGATTGGATTATTGCGACCTCACCACGAGGTAATTGCTACGGTATTTGGTCTAAAGAGACTAAAGAACTGGTGGAACTCTCTGCGCTGTCTGATGCTTCTGGCGCAGTGCTACTTGATGGTGAGTTTCGACTCAGCTCTGGAGCGGGTAGTGTGGTGAGCCAACACAAGCCTTATGAAAAATCAATTCAGCAATCATCCATCCAGTGGGATAACCACTGGAGTGCAATTTGA
- a CDS encoding heme lyase CcmF/NrfE family subunit, with protein MVGSLGLFSLVLVAVLSSIIGVHSFYQMLNKRTQNITLIRSFSLSSALFSLTSVALLGYAFVSDDFSILYVAEHSNTQLPSFFKLAAVWAGHEGSLLFWVLTISVWSGVIALQKHYSNEYQSRVLWVMNLLLAIFAWFTLFASNPFEMNSILSLEGRDLNPMLQDVGLIFHPPLLYLGYVGFSVVLAFAVAALLVDPIEFDWVAHCRSWCLVAWIFLTAGIILGSWWAYYELGWGGWWFWDPVENASLLPWLTSTALLHSLGVAKGKQQLLKWSLSLAFITFCLSILGTFIVRSGVLTSVHAFAVDPTKGIALLLILVLVLVSSFSLLIVRGESFESSPITSFASKSFLSLVTVLIFVLATAVVVFGTFYPMVFELLGLGNISVGAPYFNLLIAPLALLALAVVGLAPLLSIKPQATKGVISSLALVSLVLGYACYFWQVEPAQAQVMVVITWGLAFWVLLTHVYGLVVTRSSKFQRKVWVMTFAHVGVAILAVGAAMNSYHSFERSYKLSPGTQVEFMDWTLSHRDTELYVASNFTAEKAILKLETGEQSFSITPERRHYQVRVMNMSEPAMKWFWHGDVYITMGEKVDATAYAFRVQYKAYARWIWFGGLFSIIGALLSLTHRKKKTDKAAQYAYQRS; from the coding sequence ATGGTCGGTTCTTTGGGGCTGTTTAGTTTAGTGTTGGTTGCTGTACTCAGTAGCATTATTGGTGTGCATTCGTTTTATCAAATGCTAAACAAACGGACGCAAAATATAACTTTAATCCGCAGTTTCTCTCTTTCAAGCGCACTGTTTTCTCTCACTTCTGTCGCATTGCTTGGCTATGCATTTGTCAGTGATGACTTCTCTATCCTCTATGTCGCTGAACATTCAAATACTCAATTACCCTCATTTTTTAAGCTTGCGGCCGTATGGGCAGGACATGAAGGTTCCTTGTTGTTTTGGGTACTGACGATCAGCGTCTGGTCTGGCGTTATTGCCTTACAAAAACACTATTCGAATGAATACCAAAGCCGTGTGTTGTGGGTAATGAATTTACTGCTCGCGATATTTGCTTGGTTCACCTTATTCGCATCAAACCCATTTGAAATGAATTCGATCTTGTCGCTAGAAGGGCGTGACCTTAACCCAATGTTGCAAGACGTCGGCCTGATCTTTCACCCTCCATTACTTTACCTTGGCTATGTCGGCTTTTCTGTGGTGCTGGCATTTGCAGTTGCCGCTTTGCTGGTTGATCCTATTGAGTTTGATTGGGTTGCCCATTGTCGCAGTTGGTGTCTAGTTGCTTGGATCTTTCTAACCGCAGGGATCATTCTTGGCTCTTGGTGGGCGTATTACGAATTAGGCTGGGGCGGCTGGTGGTTCTGGGATCCTGTTGAAAATGCCAGCTTGTTGCCGTGGCTTACTTCGACCGCCTTGCTGCATAGCTTAGGCGTCGCTAAGGGCAAACAACAGCTCCTGAAATGGTCTCTCAGCCTTGCTTTCATTACGTTTTGCCTGAGTATCTTAGGCACGTTTATTGTTCGTTCTGGCGTACTCACATCGGTACACGCTTTTGCCGTCGACCCAACCAAAGGTATCGCACTGCTACTTATATTAGTGTTGGTGCTCGTGAGCTCATTTTCTCTGCTTATCGTCAGAGGGGAGTCTTTTGAATCAAGCCCGATTACCAGCTTCGCCAGTAAGAGCTTTTTGAGTTTAGTTACGGTGCTTATTTTTGTTCTCGCAACTGCTGTCGTGGTGTTCGGTACGTTTTATCCAATGGTCTTTGAACTGCTTGGGTTGGGGAACATATCGGTAGGTGCGCCTTACTTTAATCTGTTGATTGCACCTTTGGCTTTGCTTGCGTTAGCCGTCGTCGGCTTAGCCCCTTTGCTGAGTATTAAACCTCAAGCGACTAAAGGTGTTATTTCATCCTTAGCTCTGGTGTCGTTGGTATTGGGTTACGCTTGTTATTTTTGGCAAGTAGAACCGGCGCAAGCACAAGTGATGGTTGTTATTACTTGGGGGCTCGCGTTCTGGGTGTTACTGACCCATGTTTATGGCTTAGTGGTGACGCGCAGCTCTAAGTTCCAACGCAAAGTCTGGGTGATGACTTTTGCTCATGTCGGGGTTGCGATACTCGCCGTAGGTGCTGCAATGAATAGCTATCACTCGTTTGAGCGCAGCTATAAACTAAGCCCAGGTACACAAGTAGAGTTCATGGATTGGACGCTTTCTCATCGGGATACTGAGCTTTATGTCGCCTCAAATTTTACCGCAGAGAAGGCGATACTTAAGCTAGAAACTGGTGAGCAAAGTTTTTCCATTACACCTGAAAGAAGACATTATCAAGTTCGAGTGATGAACATGAGCGAGCCCGCAATGAAATGGTTCTGGCATGGCGATGTGTATATCACCATGGGTGAGAAAGTTGACGCTACCGCTTACGCATTTCGTGTTCAATACAAGGCGTATGCGCGCTGGATCTGGTTTGGCGGGTTGTTCTCCATTATCGGCGCTTTACTCTCATTGACTCATCGTAAAAAGAAAACTGATAAGGCTGCACAGTATGCATACCAGCGTTCGTAA
- a CDS encoding DsbE family thiol:disulfide interchange protein — MHTSVRNKLITLIVLALVVVLGFVFALDSKQQTTNVSEQKRAFPEFISTALVNSESVSGQQEITLADVTQHPYQLVNVWASWCGICKTEHAFLLELQKKGIPIVGLNYRDNSGAAINVLSKDGNPYSAVISDPQGKLALELGVIGTPETYLVDAEGQIVKKLLGVINESLWQEELAMYFDGTNG, encoded by the coding sequence ATGCATACCAGCGTTCGTAACAAGCTAATTACTCTCATTGTCTTGGCATTAGTAGTGGTGTTGGGATTTGTCTTTGCGCTTGACAGTAAGCAACAAACGACCAACGTTTCAGAGCAAAAAAGGGCATTTCCAGAATTCATATCTACTGCGTTAGTGAATAGTGAAAGCGTCAGTGGTCAGCAGGAAATTACGCTCGCTGATGTCACACAGCATCCTTACCAACTGGTCAATGTATGGGCTTCTTGGTGTGGAATATGTAAAACCGAGCACGCTTTTTTACTCGAACTGCAGAAGAAAGGCATTCCAATTGTTGGTCTCAATTATCGAGATAATTCCGGGGCAGCGATCAATGTTTTATCGAAAGACGGAAACCCGTACTCTGCAGTAATCAGTGACCCTCAAGGTAAGTTAGCGTTAGAACTCGGTGTAATCGGCACTCCTGAAACGTATCTGGTCGATGCTGAAGGCCAAATAGTTAAGAAGTTGTTGGGTGTGATTAATGAATCCTTGTGGCAAGAAGAACTTGCGATGTATTTTGATGGTACTAATGGATGA
- a CDS encoding L,D-transpeptidase family protein: MLAKYFCGLLMLVSVHAWSYASSGEGRFIPADSELSFMLIYPELTQSLYQDSSLPILWDSPELVKAFEFQLSLLEQAQMAPLFERQLKQIRQYQSRGQWQELDILLTDTFIYYLSYVENAPLAGKEWYFSGKLHSKLPAPSPHILMRLKSSVANDYLLEMVLSYAPPVGDFDQFKATYSVLETASELNIERYRQKGLKRLGDQLSDKAILVERIALVGVNTSMIAVDFPEFGRDLQTAIKSFQRMHGLTDDGIIGPDTIKWVNMSFDDRLTSLALNAERVRLWPRDRDSLIVVNVPSFDMKYWEDGEEVFESKVVVGRKSRKTPLLEINLDSVILNPTWNVPWKIMVKDILPKVKADESYLETHNFQVIDGWRTMETVDTTDIDWQTINFNSFPYRMRQQAGSRNALGLYKFNTPNKRAIYLHDTPSKGLFNDDFRAYSSGCIRVEHAEELAELLFATKVRKVPNQSNDLAPNTKVRLKKRIPVHIIYQTVLFEEGGIQYRGDIYQYDKEGG; the protein is encoded by the coding sequence ATGTTAGCGAAATACTTCTGTGGATTATTGATGTTAGTTTCTGTGCATGCATGGAGCTATGCGAGTTCTGGCGAGGGTCGATTTATCCCGGCTGATTCAGAGCTCTCTTTTATGTTGATTTATCCAGAGCTCACCCAGAGTCTTTATCAAGACTCTTCGCTTCCTATTCTATGGGATTCTCCAGAACTTGTTAAAGCGTTTGAATTCCAGTTATCTCTTCTCGAACAAGCGCAAATGGCACCGCTTTTTGAGAGACAGCTGAAACAAATCCGTCAGTATCAATCCCGAGGTCAATGGCAAGAGTTGGACATTTTGCTAACCGACACCTTTATCTACTATTTAAGTTACGTTGAAAACGCGCCACTTGCAGGTAAAGAGTGGTATTTTTCAGGTAAGCTGCATTCCAAGTTACCTGCGCCTTCCCCGCATATTCTGATGAGACTGAAAAGCAGTGTCGCCAATGATTACTTATTGGAGATGGTGTTGTCTTATGCGCCGCCTGTCGGGGATTTCGACCAATTCAAGGCGACCTATTCCGTGTTAGAAACCGCGTCTGAACTTAATATCGAGCGATACAGACAGAAAGGATTGAAACGCTTGGGGGATCAGCTTTCAGACAAAGCTATTCTTGTTGAGCGTATTGCTTTAGTCGGTGTTAATACCTCGATGATCGCGGTCGATTTCCCTGAGTTCGGCCGAGATCTGCAAACGGCGATTAAATCTTTTCAGCGTATGCATGGCCTTACAGACGATGGGATCATCGGGCCAGATACGATCAAATGGGTCAACATGAGCTTTGATGATCGATTAACTTCTTTGGCTCTGAATGCGGAACGCGTGCGTTTGTGGCCACGAGACAGAGACTCTCTCATTGTCGTCAACGTCCCTAGTTTTGATATGAAGTATTGGGAAGATGGTGAAGAGGTCTTTGAGTCCAAAGTTGTCGTGGGCAGAAAGTCGCGAAAAACACCGCTTTTAGAGATAAACCTAGATTCGGTTATCTTAAATCCAACTTGGAATGTGCCATGGAAAATCATGGTCAAAGACATCTTACCTAAGGTAAAAGCGGACGAAAGCTACCTAGAAACACACAACTTCCAAGTGATTGATGGTTGGCGCACCATGGAAACCGTCGACACCACAGATATCGATTGGCAGACCATCAATTTCAATTCGTTCCCATATCGAATGCGTCAACAGGCAGGCTCACGTAATGCGCTAGGTCTGTACAAGTTCAACACACCCAACAAGCGAGCTATCTATCTGCACGATACGCCAAGTAAAGGCCTGTTTAATGATGACTTCCGTGCTTATAGTTCAGGTTGTATACGTGTCGAACATGCAGAGGAATTGGCTGAATTGTTGTTTGCCACCAAGGTAAGGAAAGTACCTAACCAAAGTAACGACCTTGCTCCTAATACTAAGGTTCGCCTCAAGAAGCGAATCCCCGTGCATATCATCTATCAAACCGTGCTGTTTGAAGAAGGGGGCATACAGTATCGTGGTGACATTTACCAATATGATAAAGAGGGTGGTTAA
- the nrfF gene encoding heme lyase NrfEFG subunit NrfF: MMKLLIQTLIMLSTLMVISFPTLAEDLFTASNKDTSIQVELFEFENSEQQQRAITLAKTLRCPQCQNQNLIESNSPIAKDLRLVVFNMVKSGKSNNEITQYMTHRFGEFVLYKPKMNHSNLLLWLLPVVMLIIFIYILVVSVKNKI; this comes from the coding sequence ATGATGAAGCTTTTAATACAAACACTCATTATGCTGTCTACGTTAATGGTTATTAGTTTTCCGACCTTGGCGGAAGATCTGTTTACTGCCAGTAATAAGGATACGAGTATTCAAGTTGAACTGTTTGAATTTGAAAATTCAGAACAGCAACAGCGCGCCATTACATTGGCCAAAACGCTACGTTGCCCGCAATGCCAGAATCAAAACCTGATTGAATCGAACTCCCCAATAGCAAAAGATTTACGTCTCGTTGTCTTTAATATGGTTAAGTCAGGCAAGAGCAATAATGAAATAACCCAATATATGACACATAGATTCGGTGAGTTTGTTCTATATAAACCAAAAATGAACCATTCAAATCTATTACTTTGGTTACTTCCGGTTGTTATGTTGATCATATTTATATATATATTGGTTGTGAGTGTTAAGAATAAAATATAA
- a CDS encoding di-heme oxidoreductase family protein: MKSYLSASLLTALFFLSPLHAHETYSGGKTTVKKEGANAFSLPAANLPMSKRLDFSVGNSFFRNPWVPAPSSTDARDGLGPLFNTNGCQNCHIKDGRGHAPEKGDQNAVSLLVRLSIPAETPEQRQAFIRDGGIPEPTYGGQLQDFALQGVKPEGKVNISYTDVPVTFKDGTVVTLRKPTLKITELAFGDMHPKTEFSARVAPPMIGLGLLESIPQETILGFAEQQLADKQGVSGKANYVLDVKTNEMALGRFGWKAGQPNLMQQNAAAFNGDLGLTSRLFPNENCTSAQSTCDDFPNGGEPEVSDNILDFVEFYSQHLAVPIRRNVDNPVVVQGKKLFKDTGCQSCHQAEIRTAEREGLPALSKQLISPYTDMLLHDMGEGLADNRPEYLANGQEWRTTPLWGLGYTKEVNGHTFLLHDGRARNVMEAVLWHGGEAEMAKQKVLALSSSEREALLAFLNSL; this comes from the coding sequence ATGAAGTCGTATCTCTCAGCCTCACTATTAACCGCACTGTTTTTCTTATCCCCATTACATGCACATGAAACCTACTCGGGCGGAAAAACAACGGTGAAGAAAGAAGGAGCGAATGCTTTTTCTCTTCCAGCAGCCAATCTTCCAATGAGCAAACGTTTGGATTTCAGTGTAGGTAACAGCTTCTTTAGAAACCCTTGGGTACCCGCACCGTCATCAACCGATGCACGTGATGGGTTAGGCCCACTATTTAATACTAACGGTTGTCAAAACTGTCACATCAAAGATGGTCGTGGTCATGCGCCTGAAAAAGGTGACCAGAACGCAGTTTCATTGTTGGTTCGCTTAAGTATTCCTGCTGAAACGCCAGAGCAGAGACAAGCCTTCATTCGTGATGGCGGTATTCCTGAACCAACTTACGGCGGCCAGTTACAAGATTTCGCGCTTCAAGGTGTTAAACCAGAAGGTAAAGTGAACATCAGTTACACCGATGTTCCGGTTACCTTCAAAGACGGCACGGTCGTTACTCTGCGTAAACCCACATTAAAAATCACGGAACTTGCGTTCGGCGATATGCACCCTAAAACTGAGTTTTCAGCTCGAGTTGCGCCGCCAATGATTGGTCTCGGTTTGCTTGAAAGCATCCCACAAGAAACAATCCTCGGGTTTGCTGAACAGCAGCTGGCTGACAAGCAAGGTGTTTCAGGTAAAGCGAACTACGTTCTTGATGTTAAAACTAATGAAATGGCTTTAGGTCGTTTTGGTTGGAAAGCTGGTCAGCCTAACCTAATGCAGCAAAATGCGGCGGCGTTTAACGGTGACTTGGGCTTAACGAGTCGTTTATTCCCGAATGAAAACTGCACATCAGCGCAATCAACTTGTGATGATTTTCCAAATGGTGGTGAGCCAGAAGTCAGCGATAATATCCTAGACTTCGTTGAGTTTTATTCGCAGCATCTCGCGGTACCTATTCGTCGTAATGTTGATAACCCAGTGGTTGTTCAAGGTAAAAAATTGTTCAAAGATACGGGTTGCCAAAGTTGCCACCAAGCTGAAATTCGCACAGCAGAGCGAGAAGGTTTACCTGCGTTGTCTAAACAGCTAATCAGCCCATACACCGACATGTTGTTGCACGATATGGGTGAAGGCCTAGCCGACAATCGCCCTGAATATCTTGCCAACGGCCAAGAGTGGCGTACGACGCCATTATGGGGATTAGGCTATACCAAAGAAGTGAATGGTCATACGTTCTTACTTCATGATGGCCGAGCAAGAAACGTTATGGAGGCCGTGCTTTGGCATGGCGGTGAAGCAGAAATGGCGAAACAGAAAGTATTAGCTTTAAGTAGTAGTGAACGCGAAGCGCTACTGGCGTTTTTGAACTCGTTATAG
- a CDS encoding GTP cyclohydrolase II, translating into MAEVRARIDFKVGVTSSIDAELLSFHGLKTDKEHVAVIFKSADKTQDIPLVRMHSECLTGDVFHSSRCDCGEQLDETIRIMGETGGVILYLRQEGRGIGLYNKIDAYRLQSEGMNTYEANNHLGFGDDLRDFTEAAEMLRALGTTKIRLVTNNPKKINELKSFGIEIEEVVNTSAHIKSGNESYLKAKVSHGKHNLDI; encoded by the coding sequence ATGGCGGAAGTGCGTGCCAGAATAGATTTCAAAGTAGGGGTAACAAGCAGTATTGATGCTGAACTTCTGTCTTTCCATGGATTGAAAACAGATAAAGAGCATGTTGCTGTGATATTTAAATCAGCGGATAAGACACAAGACATACCTCTTGTTCGTATGCATTCTGAGTGCCTGACTGGTGATGTTTTTCATTCTTCTCGCTGTGACTGTGGTGAGCAGTTAGATGAAACCATCAGAATTATGGGTGAGACGGGTGGAGTGATTCTTTACTTACGGCAAGAAGGTCGTGGTATTGGTTTGTACAACAAAATCGATGCGTACCGACTGCAAAGCGAAGGCATGAACACTTACGAAGCCAATAACCACCTAGGTTTTGGTGATGATTTGCGCGACTTTACCGAAGCGGCAGAAATGCTTCGCGCTTTAGGAACCACAAAAATTCGCTTGGTAACTAACAATCCTAAGAAGATCAATGAGCTGAAATCTTTCGGTATTGAGATTGAAGAAGTGGTGAACACATCTGCTCATATCAAGTCGGGTAATGAAAGCTACCTGAAGGCGAAAGTCTCACACGGTAAGCATAATCTGGATATTTGA